TGATCGCCGCTAAAAAGTCTGCTGTTTACCACACCGCCGATCATGGCCTGAGCCATATTGCCGCATCCAATAAAACCAATTATTTCTTTCATTACTAACCCTCCGTCAGTTCAATTATTTCTAAATTGTAAACCCAAAAACTCAATTACACCTTTATTTTAAACCTCTTTGGCCCTTTATACAAATAAAAAATATGCGCTTTTTACTCATTCTTTCCTTTCCTGTTCACCGTATAATAAAAACCAGCTTATTAAAAACAAGGAGAACAAAACCATGTCTGTTTTACTGAACGCACAAAATCTGACAAAATACTATGATAAAAACCAGCCGCCAGCTCTAGATCACGTCTCATTCAAGGTCGCCTCCGGCGAGTTTCTGGGGATTATGGGCGCCTCGGGCTCTGGAAAAACCACGCTGCTCAATGTCCTTTCCACCATTGATGTCCCCTCCGAGGGGCGTATCACCCTCGGCGGTGTTGATATTCAGGACCTGAAGGACAACGCTGCCGCCGACTTCCGGCGTGACCGACTTGGGTTTATCTTTCAGGAATATTTTCTGCTCGACAGCCTGACTGTGCAGGAAAACATCGCCGTACCGCTGACGCTCATCGGCACTCCAGCCCACAAGGTTGACACAATGGTTCGGAAGCTGGCAGCGCGTTTTGGCATTGCCTCTTTCCTGAACAAGTATCCCGCCCAGCTTTCCGGCGGACAGCGCCAGAGAACTGCCGCCGCAAGGGCTTTGGTTAAGAATCCGGCCATCCTCTTTGCTGACGAGCCCACAGGGGCTCTGGATTCCGCCTCGGCCGCCGCGCTGCTGACAAAGCTCAGCGAAGTAAACGTCGATCTTAAGACCACCATTCTCATGGTGACTCACGACGCCTATGCCGCCAGCTTTGCAAACCGGATCCTTATCTTTAAGGATGGCCGTATCGTCAGGGCATTACACCGCAAGGATCAGACACCTGCCCATTTTCACAGCCAGATTCTTGCCGCTGTCTCAGCCTTAGGACAATAGGAGGCTTTTATGAAACTCTTTTTTCTTGCCTGTAAAAACCTGAAACAAAATTATGGCTTCTATCTGCTGTATTTTCTATCAGTCACCCTCGTTCTCGCTGTCTACAGCTGCTTTAAAGCCTTTTCCATGAATACCTTAATCCTGGAAAAAATATCTGAGGACGGACGGGTCGAGGCCATGACCAGCGTGGTCTCCGTTATTCTCATGGCCTTTGTTCTGTTCTATATGGTCTATTCCAACAGCTTCTTCACAAAGCGGCGCATGGGAGAGCTCGGTGTCTACGCTCTGCTCGGCTTTCGAAAGACCCGAGTCATGGGCCTGCTCTTCTTTGAAAACCTTCTGATCATCTCTGCTGCTCTGCTCTCCGGCCTTTTCATCGGCAGCCTTCTCCACAAGGGTGTGGTTCTTCTGCTTTCCGCCTTTCTGGATTTGAAAATTGATCTGTCGTCCGTTCTGCTTTTTAATCCTGACGCCCTGCTGCAAACCACGCTTTTCATCGCTGCTGTTCTGCTTTTTCTGCTCTTGTCAAACGGCGCCATTTTAAGAAAGGTCCGTATTTTATCAATGGTGAGACTTGAGAAGAAAAGCGAAAAGCCCCTGAAACTGAGCCCCGTATCCGCTGGTATGGGACTGGTATTCCTGGCTTCTGGCTACGGTCTGGCCTTCAATATTACCGCCGGTGTCCGTTCACTCTGGGTAACTGTTGGATTTCTGCCCATGGCAGGGCTGACTTTTCTTCTCGTAACCATCGGAACGGTTTTCTTTATACGCTCCTTTCTGCCCTTTGGCGTCCAGAGTATCCGCCGGTGCGAAAAATGGTTTTACAGACCCGACACCATTGTGGTTTTACCAAAATTTGTGCACCGCATCCGCAGCAACGCGCGTATGCTCATTTTGCTCACCCTGCTCTCCGCCGCCACCCTTGGTATACTGGGCTCCACGCTCTGCACCTACTCCTTTTCAGAGCAGGGGCTTTCCAGAATCACACCCGCTGCCCTTGAGTTTCCCGGAGAAAACCAACAAAAAGTGTCCGAAGCCCTCGATCTCATCCGCCGCTGCCATGCCCAGGAAGATTATCAGGTCATTGAAACCCGTCTGCTCCTCGCCGCCTCCGATTCGCCGGATCTTCCGGATTTTGAGTACGCCCGAAAAAACAACGGCGCACACTTTGCCCTTATGCGTCAGTCCGACTACAACCGCCGTATGACCGCCATGAAAAAACCCGTTATTTTGTCCCTCTCCCAAAATGAAGCGGTCCTCGTCCGCTATCTAAGCGGCAGCGATCCGCTTGCCGGCACCGTCTATGATCTGACCCTGCCAGACGGAGCCACACAGCGCATCCAAATAGATAGAACCACCCTGGAGAATGCCACTGGCTTTGCCAACGAAGGCGTGGGAACGCTCATTGTCTCAGATGCCCTCTACGCCGTTTTGGCTCAGTCAGGCCTAGAAGCGGCCTCTGTTGTCAGTATTTTTGGCGGCAGCCTGTCAGAGGATTCCGCCACCGCCCAAGCTCTTGCGCCGCTTTTCGAGGGTGACTACCGTTTTGCCAGCGCCTGTCTTAAAAAGGATGAATTTTTGATCGCCAGCAGCCCAAACCTGCTTTTAACCGCCTTTGGCGCATTGATATTCTTTATTGCCATGGGCTGTATCCTTTATTTTAAAAGCCTTTCTGACACCCGCTATGACCTGAAGGATTTCGAGATTTTAAAAAAGCTGGGCTATCAAAAAAAGGCGCTGCACCGGATTATCGGAAAACAGAACCTGATTCTTTTCAGCATTCCCTGCGTTCTCGGTGGACTGCACAGCTTTTTTGCCTTGCAGTGCTACAATGCCCTTATGCCGCAAATCATCAGCGGTACAGCCCTTCTGCAGCCTTTTATACTGTCCTATGCGCTGTACCTGCTCGTTTTTGCACTGTACTATATCCTCACACAATTGGCCTGCTGCCACGTCGCAGACAATGCCTGAATTATGCTATAATAAAAAATAGTGGAATGGTTTATGTAGGGGGGGATGCCCACAGCCCGCCGAAACCCGCATGAATACTGTATTACTGCGACTTTTTGCATTCTCATGTGGGTAGCTTCAAAAGGTACTTTGACGCTTTTTTGACGCCCGCACTCCGTGAGGACTTATAAAAAGGATTAAGAAGATATGAGGAAATAGACTCCATTTGGGAGCAAAAAACTGCTTTTCCCCGTGCCACGTTGGAAATTCATTTTCGTTCCTTTCCATTCCCCTTTTTGAAGTTGAAAACTTCCGTAGCAAGCATAGGAAGAGGGTACCCTCTTCCCAAAAATGACTTATTGCGAATGCTCCCAAGCCCTCTTTGCTTTTTACAAATGCCTAGCCGTGAGAATATGCCAAACGAAGTGGAACTTCAGTTGGAAATAATGTACAATAAGAATTCACAGAGGCATTGATACACTGTGCCAGCCGATAGCCTTCAGTTGGAAATAATGTACAATAAGAATGAAAATTCAACAACGTAAGCTTATATTTTGCAAAAGGAGGAAATTATATGTCTGATATATTGTTTAAGACCGACGATTATGTGTTTTCGTATCGAGTAGCTGGCATCTGTATACAAAATGGCAAGGTTCTTCTTCAAAGGCCCACAAACGACAGTGGATTCTCTTTTCCTGGAGGACATGTTGCGTTTGGGGAAACAAATAAAGAAACGCTAATGCGTGAATTCAAAGAGGAAATTGGCGCTGATATTTCAGTTAGTGAATTAAAATGGGTTGGCGAAATTTTCTTTTCATGGGGAGGAAAGCTTTGTCATCAGATTTGCTTATATTATACAGTTGTAATTGAAGATGGAGATACACCAAAAAAAGGCATATTTATGGCACAAGAACAGCTTGAGGGCCGAAATTTTGAGATTGAATTTCACTGGGTTCCGATTGATAAATTAAGTGATATTGAAATATATCCTACAAATGCAAAACAACTCTTGGAAAATCTCGATGACAGTGTTCAACATTTTGTTTATCGAGAATAATGGCGGCCGTTTTGGTGCTGGCAGAGCCAGCCGCCCTTGTTAACGATAAAATGAACGGACTGCGCCCGTGTTGACAAGCCCATCTGTCCCCCGCCTATGTGGTTAATCAAGCGAGCGAAAGCAATGAGTGCTTTCGCTCACTACTAATTACTGGGGTAGCATGTTCCCAAGTAGAGCGTCACAAGTGCAGCATTCATGCAGCCTTGCAGGTGCGAAAATGAGTCGACAAGGGTTTATGTTCCCACACCTCAAAATGCCGTTCTACCGCGTAACAATTCATTTCTATGTTGACGCTTTTTTGACGCCCGCGCTTACAAAGAGAAGAGATAAAGAGATATAAGCGGATTTAAGACAATACGTGAAAGAACCTGTATTCAAGCCATTTTGCGGCGAAACTTATAAACACGTTTAAGAAGTTACGAGGCTATTTTGACTATTCAACCAATAAAAAAAACATCAGAAAGGAGGCTCCCATGAAAAACCACTATCTCAACTCACAGCTGCTGCTTATGATCAACCAACTGCTTCTGACCGTTTTTTTATGCTGGGAGTTCCGGCTTCATCTGGATTTTGGCGCTGATGCGCTGATGCCCATGGCTGTCATTTTTCTGACAGATCTCGGCGCCGTCCTCATCCAGCTTCAAAACTACCGCAGCAATGCCTTTTTAAGGCGCTACACTCTGGTTCTGGTCTTTATCACCTGGTGTATGCTTTTCCTGAGGCTGGAGCTCCGGGTTTTCGCAGACCTCGGCCTCCTGCTCTATGCGCTTCTGCCGCTGGTTCTATCCTGGTTCTTCCTGAATTTTATTTTTCAGGACTCTGCCTACACGGGCAGGCGGCCCATTCTGTATCTTCAGCTGGCACTTGCCCTGCTGACACTGGTAAATCTTCCAAACCCCCGCCTCTTTAATCTGCTTCTGGCTGTTCAGTGGCTGTTCAGCACCGGAGCCTTTGGCACCATTCTTCTGGTTAACAGAAAAAGAAGCCGGTACTTTTTCAGACAGGAGCGCCGCAGTCTGCTGATTTCTATGCTGCTGATCCTCTTTCCCGCGGTTTTTTACAGCCTTGCTTTCAGGCACAGCCCTGTCTTTCTGTCCAACACTGGGCTCTATGTTCTTATAGGCCTGCCGCTTATCAGCGTTCAAAGGATTTTAAAAAACAGCCGGGAGAGCGCCGCCACTGGCCGTCCTCCTGTGGCCTCCTTGTCCCTCCTCGCCCTTGGTGCAGCGGCTGTCCTGTCGCTGCTCGGCTGGTTTTTCTCGCTGCCGCTCATCGCCATTTTTATTTTGCTGCACACAGCCCTTTGCTTTGTCCTGCTCTGTTATTTTTACACCACCTATCAAACGCTGTCGCATTCCGGCAGAAATACCGCCGCGCTTTACAGGGACCCTCTCATCTGGCTTAACCGGGAGGAGCGCCTGAAAAAAGCATTTTCAGACTATCTGCACGACGCAGTCCTTCAGGATCTTTTATCTGTCAAAAACCTGACTGCCAAAGCGGACCGTCCCGAGATCAGAGCCTTGATCACCAGCACCCTGGATCAGCTTAACACCTCGATCCGCAATGAAATGCAGGAGTACTCACCGGCGCTGCTGCGTTCAATGACACTGAAGGAAAACTACGAAAGGCTGCTGGAAGGCATTGCTGAAACCTACCCTTTAAGAAAGGTGCAGGTTCAGCTGGTCTGTCCGGATGACCTCTTTCTCATCGAGCCCTACAACCGCATTGTTTTCCGTCTGATAAAAGAGCTGGTGAACAACGCGTACAAGCACTCTGACGCGGCAGAAATCAGCGTCAGCTTAACACTGAAAGACCGCTGCATCCGCCTGTCTGTCCTCGACAACGGAACCGGCTTCACTGCGCTGCCTGCCGACCTTTTCAACCACAAGGGCCTTGTTTCTGTTTCCGAGACCCTCACCGCGGCCGGCGGCGAGCTGCGAATCACCCCAAACCAGCCCTCCGGCCTCTGCGCCACTGCGCTTCTCCCCGTGAAAGGAGATATTTCCTATGAAAATTTTATTGATTGATGACCACGCCCTTTTTGCCAAAAGCCTTGAAATTGTTTTGGAGGATGCGCCCGAAATCGAGGACTTCACAACGCTTCAGGATCCATCGGAGGCTGCCGCACAGATACGCCGGCTTCAGCCGGACATGCTTCTCCTCGATATCAACCTCGACACGGTCAGCAATGAGGACGGCATCACGCTGGCTTCCAGCCTTAAACAGGAATTTCCCGGCCTGAAGCTTGTATTCTTAACCGGCTATGACCTGCCCGTTTACCGCCACGCCGCCGAAAAGCTGGGCGCCTGCGGTTTTTTAAACAAAAATCTTGATCCTGACAAGCTGCTCGAAAGCCTGATTCAAATTGACAGGGGCGCCCTTGTTTTTCCCAGAACAGCCGAGTACATCGAGGAGCTGACCGCAACAGAAACAAAGATTCTACAGCTTTTGTCTGAGGGGTATAAGCGCAGAGCCATCGCTGACAGGCTTTACTCCAGTGAGCGTACAGTTTCAAACCACATCCAGCATATTTTTGACAAGCTCGGCGTTTCTTCCTCTCTCGAGGCTGTTACAAAAGGCATAAAGCTGGGCTATATCCGCCCCTCTTTCCATAAAAAATAAGCCTGACCCACAACGGGATCAGGCTTATTCTACGCTACATCAGCATAAACATGGCAAAGCTGAACATCTGCTCCTCAAGCCCCTGGAAGGTATCCTCCGCCATGGGAATATCCTCCGCAGCGATGCCGTATTTTTCCATATTTTCGTCTAAATTATTGTAATACTCTGATTGAATATCCATTTCTGCCTCCTAATAAACCGCGTATTCCTTCACAAAGCGCAGCAGCGCCTGATATTTATCAATTTCCACATCACTGACCCTGAGAATGGATTTGTCCAGGCTGAAGATATAACGCCCTCCGGGCGCCAGCACATCAATGATCTCTTTAGCCTTATCCTGAATTTCATCCATTGTTCCTGTTTTCAGCATCGACAGCGGATAGAAGCCGGTCAGTATAAACTTATCTCCCAGCTTTTCCTTAAAGACCTTCGGGTCTCCGAACTCCGCCATCAGCTGACACCCTGCGGGCAGCTCACGAATATAGTCGAGAAAGCGCGTGAAATCATGTTCAAGGAAAATTGAAACGTTCGTATTGGTCTTTACCAGCTCTTCCACGAGCTTTTTAAAGGTTGGCCAGTAAAAGCGCTCAAAATCCTTTTCTTTCATATAGGGCGCCATGTGCAGCGGGATCATACAGCCGCCCGCCTTTTCTGGTGTCCCCTTGGCGCCAGCCTTGATCATCAGCGGCAGGATGGCCTCACAGGCTGCCACCACCTTGTCCGGTACGCGGCGGATATCCATCATCATACCCGTGAAGGATCTCAGCAGGTCCGCTATAAAATCAAAGGGGGCGTCTGTCTGGGCGAAAGGGCCGCCTAGATTTGACTTGCCGTATTTCAGGCACAGCCCGTTTTTCGCTGCCCCTATCTGCCCCATGGTGCTGTAAAAGGTGTGAAAGCCCTTGGCCAGTGCTGACGAGGATAAGGGCCATGGCCTGTCCAGCTCTGTATAAAGTCTGGGAATCACGCAGTCCCACAAAAATTTGTAGGGCTCTGCGATCAGCGCATCGTATTCCTTCGGGTCCATGGCCGCAATCTCAGGGTGCTGTAAAAAGCCATCTGCGCCCATCACAAAGTGCCGCGCCCCCAAAATTTTATAAAAATGTGCAAACCGAACCGCGGTTACGCCGAGATTGTCACTCTCAAAATCCTGGGCGGCCCTCTCCATGGCGCCGATCAGATATTTTACGTCATACTGGTGTTTATTAAGGTCGTATCCGGCGTACTCTAAGGCCGCCGCGCCATCCATGTTCAGATTGATGGGCACCCGCTTTGGTATTTTACCGGCGCGCACGTCCGTATAAAGCTCATTGCGCTCTTCTGTCATTTTCTGTAAATTACTCTCCATTTGTCTCCCTCTGTTCCACCTGGAATTATTTTTTCCGGCTCATAATTGTTTCACGCATTTCCGGCAGCTCTTTTTCATTGATATTGTAGAAAAACAAGAACACAATACCAACCAGGAGTAAACCTGCCGGCAGCAGCATTGAAATCATGTTAATGCCGCTTACCACCTGAGTCGTTGGTTCAACCCCGGCCTGGAATCCTGTTGACGCCAGCCCAAAGGCCGCAATACTGGTCGAAAAGACCGCAGCGACCTTAATGGACAGCTGGAATACACTGAAAATAGCCGCCCTGGCATTCTTGCCGGTTCTGTATTCGCCGAAATCCACAATGTCCGCATACATGGCAGTATTCACAACATTCCCAAGGGAGTAGCCAAGGTACCCGATGGATGCCAGCACGGTCACCAGTGTCGGATTCCCGCTGTTTAAGAACATCAGCACAAAGCACACGGCCATCACGGCATTACCACACATATAGGTTGTTCTCTTGCTGAGCTTTTTGGTGATAAACGGTACCAGTGTCGCCCCAATAAACAAAAGAATATTGACGGAACCGAAGAACACCGCGACCTTGGCCGGGTCATTGACCACATATTTAAAGAAATACGGGAACATTGAAAATACCAAAAGACTGGCCAGAATCCGGGTAACATCGGTCAGGAAAAGGAGCAATAGCGGCCGTGTTGTCACGATCTGCCTGAGCATATCCCTTACGGAAGGCCCGTTATTCTTTGCATCCTTGATTTCTTCCTTGCTGCTCATCACCTTACGGTCCTTGGTTGCAAAGAAAAGGGTCAGATAGGTAAAGACGATCATCAGCCCCACCAAAACAGCTGTCACCAAGAAACCCTGTTCCGTATAAGCGTCCGCGCCGCCGAAGAAGTAAATCATCGGGATCAGTGTCCAGCCGGCAATAATTTTACCGATGGCAGCCCCCTGGCCGCGGAAGGTAGAAAGCTGTACCTTTTCCTTTGGATCGTCGGTCAGCGATGAGTTCATGGACGTATAGCCAATGTAAGCCACATTTGTTGAGATGCAGAACACAGCATAGACGACTGCGCCTACCGCAATCAGTGCTACCTGGGGCAAAAAGCTCAGATTCACAAATAAAATCGCGTTGGTGATAAAAATACAAATCGCACCGATAAACAGCCATGATCGGTACTTGCCCCATGGCAGATGGCTTTTTTCGATAAAAGGTCCCAAAATCGGAACACTGATGGTGTCGATAATCCGCCCTACGGTCATAATAATCCCTGCCGTTACCGCTGAAATACCCGCGACGTCGGTAAAAAAGATCAGCAGATAGGAATTTGACAAGGTTACCATCATCTGGAATCCAACATCCGCAAAGCCATAGGAAAATTTCACAAAATTACTCAGTTTTCCTCTCGTATCATTCATTATTTTTTCTCTCCCTCTCTCCCATTTTCTTTCATATCAGCAGCTTGATGATAAATCCAAACAGTTTTTCCTGTGTTGCCTGCCAGTAGGACTCCAGGTAAGCGTTGTCCTCATAATCCAGACCGTTGGCCTCACAATACTCTTCCCAGCTCGCCAGATAATTTACTTCCTGATTCATAATTGACCTCCTAGTATTTTCCATAATCTTCCACAAAATCGTACAACGCCTTAACATTTTCAGGGGTTCCGTCGTTGGGATAGGTAATGCCCTTGGAAACCGTGAAAATATAGCCGCCACCCGGCGCCAGAATATCCATCTGCTTTTTGGCTTCATCAATGACTGCCTGCCGTGTTCCGTACTGCAGCAATGATACATCGTAGCCGCCGGTAATGCACATGACCTTACCCAGCTTGTCCTTGGCCAGCTGATGGTCCATGTATTCAAAAACGCCAAGTATACGGCCTTTTGGTAAGTCCTGAAGATAGTCATAGTAGCGCGTCCAGTCCCCTTCAAAATAAATGCGCATATACTGTCCTCTTACGGCCATTCGTTCCACCAGCGTTTTAAAGCTTGGCCACCACAGCTTCGCGAAGTCCTTTTCCCGCATAAATACCGGCATATGGAGCGGCATACTGATCAGCTTGCCTGGCACTGCCGGAAGCTGCGCTGCCAGGCGGTCCATCAGCGGCATAACCGCCTCGGCGGCTGCCGCCACCTTTTCTGGCTGTCTCCGGATATCCATGGTCATGGCCGAAAAGCCGCGGATCATATCTGCGATATAGTCCATCGGCGCCTCGACAAGGCCGCCGCCTGTCAGTGGCAGTCCATATTTTTGGCTCACCCGGGCCGCCTCCATCAAAATCGGCGTGTTCATATCATTCTGAATATTCATGGCCCGTACCAGTGAAAGACCACCGCCGCCGTTATCCGGATCTAAAGCTTTGTAAACTCTTGGCAGAATCTTGTCGACAATACATTTAAAAGGATCTGCGATCAGCGCATCATATTCCTCTGCTTTCATGCAGCAGACCTCCGGATGCTGCATAATGCCTGTTTTCCCCTCACTGAAGCTCTGTGATTGTAAAGATTTGTAAAATAAAGGATTTCTTGAAAACAAAAACGGTGCCGTATCTGTGGCAAAATCCTGGGCCAGCTTTTCCATGGCCTCCCCCATGATCTGAGGATTAACCGTAGATCCCTTAATCGGATAACCCGCGTAAACAATGGCCCAATACTCTCCAAACCGCGTCTCATGAGGTACTCTGTCTGGCTGCTCGAGCTTCACAGCCTGGATATAACGCTGTTCTCTTTCCTCATACAACTTCATTACGTTCGCATCACTCATAATTTCCCCTCCATATTTTTGAATATAAAATAATATATTCAATTTTATATTCAACATGATACATCGTAACCGTTTTTTTGTCAAGCGTTTTATCTTAAATTTATTTTTTTTACAAAATAACATTTTCAACCTTTAAATCGTGCGGTTTGTAAACAATTATGTTATAATAGTTAAAATAGTTTAAAATCGAGGATACTATGGCACAATATAAAAATGGCATTGAAACAAAAAAAAGAATTTTACAAACTGCAAAGGAGCTTTTTTATGAGCATGGTTACCGCCAGACAACCATTGCAATGATCGCTGAAAAGGCGGAAATACCCGTCGGGCTGGTCAATTATTATTACAAAAAAGAAGCTCTGGTTGGCAATATCTATCACGAATTTATCCTTGCGATCAATGAAATGGTTGAGGCGCAGCTCTCTGAGCAGCTGGAAAACCATCTTCAAAAGCATATTTTGTTCAATCATATTTTTTATATCAAAATTTTTGAAGACTCAGCCAGCAAAAGCCTCTACGAGCTCCTTCTGACCAAGGATCTGGTCTTAAAAGAGACTCATCAGTATGTGCGGGAGTCCATGATGGCCGTTATTTCAGAATTTAACCTGCACATCCAGAAGGAAGTTTTTCAGAAGCTGATGATTGCTGAATACGGCGCGAGAAAATACCTTTTAAAAGACTGCTTTGAAACGCTGGACCCTTCAAAATCAAAGAATTTTATCAACTTTCTGGCAACCATCACGGTGCGGTTGGCCGGTGTTGACACAAATATTATTGAAAAGAATTTAAAAAAAGCGGACAGACTTCTCAAACTTCTCGATACATCTGACATCAGCTTTTTAGTTAACCAAGACTGCTAATTGATATTAAGGACATTTATCATGAAATCTATGCTATGCCAATTTAAAAAAGTTCAGACAAAACCCCTTCCTCATATTCTTAAAGTGATGAACATCAGCGAAAAAAAGCTTTTTGAACTCTTTGAAATGTGGATTAATCAGGGAAACATCACACCTGTTCATCCGGTTTTTAAAGAGCTCAAGAAAAGGCGCGACGCCGAAATCAAGAGAAAACGCCAGGAAAAACAGGAGCTTGAGCTTTTAAAGTACAAGGAGCTGCGCCAGCGGAAATACTCAAACAAACAAATCGCGAGAGAAATGCACTACCCCTATGACAAGCTCAATTCCTTTTTGAAAAAATGGTACAATACTCTCCGGCGCCAAGGTCTCAGCAACGAGGCCATCGCCATAGAATTAAACGCCAGCAAAGCTGAGCTGAAGCCCATTATCCTGGCCTATGAAGAACGTCAGCGCATGCATGAGGAAATGCGCAAGCGCCGTATTGCGGAAAACAAACGCTATGCCCGAACCCATCTCAAGCGTATCCGCGAAGACCTGAAAGGACCCTCCGAATACTTTATTTTTGATACTGAGGCTGTCCAGTGCCCGGATGAGCTCATCGAGATTGCCGTCATTGACTGTAAAGGCGCCACGGTGTATAACAGCCTGGTAAAGCCCAGCCATAAAATCAACTGGCGCATCAGCTCGCTTACCGGTATCACCAACCAGATGGTGATGGACAAACCCTCCATTCATCAGGTTATGCGCGACCTGCACGACCTTATTGCCGGAAAAACACTCATGTCCTGGGGCATTGACTATGACTCTATCCTGCTGAAAAAATCCACTGACTTCACCGGTATCGACCTTGACTGCAAATTCTGCTGCGCCCAAAAAATTCATATGGGGCTGGTGGAAGACATCAATCAAATCGCGCTCCAAAGGGCAGCTGACTGTGATATGCAGAACCACCGCGCGCTGGACGACTGCAAGCTTGTACTGGATGTGCTCAGAAAAGATATCGACATAATTGACAGCAAGTCACCTAACTTCAAGCCGCGCACCGCTTCCGAAAGCAACAGCGCCAGCACGATCTTTGTTCCGAGACCGGAACCACTGGCTGCAACTACCTAGAGAAAGGAACCGATTCATGGACAACACAGAAAAACTGGCCTACGCCTACCCCGCTGTTTTTACACTTAAGAGTGAAAATGAGATCACCTTTGGTTTTCCAGACCTTGACGTTAAGGATATTCCCATAAAGGCCGGGGATCTCCCAAACGCT
This portion of the Eubacterium sp. 1001713B170207_170306_E7 genome encodes:
- a CDS encoding ABC transporter ATP-binding protein; the encoded protein is MSVLLNAQNLTKYYDKNQPPALDHVSFKVASGEFLGIMGASGSGKTTLLNVLSTIDVPSEGRITLGGVDIQDLKDNAAADFRRDRLGFIFQEYFLLDSLTVQENIAVPLTLIGTPAHKVDTMVRKLAARFGIASFLNKYPAQLSGGQRQRTAAARALVKNPAILFADEPTGALDSASAAALLTKLSEVNVDLKTTILMVTHDAYAASFANRILIFKDGRIVRALHRKDQTPAHFHSQILAAVSALGQ
- a CDS encoding FtsX-like permease family protein, producing MKLFFLACKNLKQNYGFYLLYFLSVTLVLAVYSCFKAFSMNTLILEKISEDGRVEAMTSVVSVILMAFVLFYMVYSNSFFTKRRMGELGVYALLGFRKTRVMGLLFFENLLIISAALLSGLFIGSLLHKGVVLLLSAFLDLKIDLSSVLLFNPDALLQTTLFIAAVLLFLLLSNGAILRKVRILSMVRLEKKSEKPLKLSPVSAGMGLVFLASGYGLAFNITAGVRSLWVTVGFLPMAGLTFLLVTIGTVFFIRSFLPFGVQSIRRCEKWFYRPDTIVVLPKFVHRIRSNARMLILLTLLSAATLGILGSTLCTYSFSEQGLSRITPAALEFPGENQQKVSEALDLIRRCHAQEDYQVIETRLLLAASDSPDLPDFEYARKNNGAHFALMRQSDYNRRMTAMKKPVILSLSQNEAVLVRYLSGSDPLAGTVYDLTLPDGATQRIQIDRTTLENATGFANEGVGTLIVSDALYAVLAQSGLEAASVVSIFGGSLSEDSATAQALAPLFEGDYRFASACLKKDEFLIASSPNLLLTAFGALIFFIAMGCILYFKSLSDTRYDLKDFEILKKLGYQKKALHRIIGKQNLILFSIPCVLGGLHSFFALQCYNALMPQIISGTALLQPFILSYALYLLVFALYYILTQLACCHVADNA
- a CDS encoding NUDIX hydrolase, whose translation is MSDILFKTDDYVFSYRVAGICIQNGKVLLQRPTNDSGFSFPGGHVAFGETNKETLMREFKEEIGADISVSELKWVGEIFFSWGGKLCHQICLYYTVVIEDGDTPKKGIFMAQEQLEGRNFEIEFHWVPIDKLSDIEIYPTNAKQLLENLDDSVQHFVYRE
- a CDS encoding ATP-binding protein — encoded protein: MKNHYLNSQLLLMINQLLLTVFLCWEFRLHLDFGADALMPMAVIFLTDLGAVLIQLQNYRSNAFLRRYTLVLVFITWCMLFLRLELRVFADLGLLLYALLPLVLSWFFLNFIFQDSAYTGRRPILYLQLALALLTLVNLPNPRLFNLLLAVQWLFSTGAFGTILLVNRKRSRYFFRQERRSLLISMLLILFPAVFYSLAFRHSPVFLSNTGLYVLIGLPLISVQRILKNSRESAATGRPPVASLSLLALGAAAVLSLLGWFFSLPLIAIFILLHTALCFVLLCYFYTTYQTLSHSGRNTAALYRDPLIWLNREERLKKAFSDYLHDAVLQDLLSVKNLTAKADRPEIRALITSTLDQLNTSIRNEMQEYSPALLRSMTLKENYERLLEGIAETYPLRKVQVQLVCPDDLFLIEPYNRIVFRLIKELVNNAYKHSDAAEISVSLTLKDRCIRLSVLDNGTGFTALPADLFNHKGLVSVSETLTAAGGELRITPNQPSGLCATALLPVKGDISYENFID
- a CDS encoding response regulator transcription factor, which encodes MKILLIDDHALFAKSLEIVLEDAPEIEDFTTLQDPSEAAAQIRRLQPDMLLLDINLDTVSNEDGITLASSLKQEFPGLKLVFLTGYDLPVYRHAAEKLGACGFLNKNLDPDKLLESLIQIDRGALVFPRTAEYIEELTATETKILQLLSEGYKRRAIADRLYSSERTVSNHIQHIFDKLGVSSSLEAVTKGIKLGYIRPSFHKK
- a CDS encoding uroporphyrinogen decarboxylase family protein; the encoded protein is MESNLQKMTEERNELYTDVRAGKIPKRVPINLNMDGAAALEYAGYDLNKHQYDVKYLIGAMERAAQDFESDNLGVTAVRFAHFYKILGARHFVMGADGFLQHPEIAAMDPKEYDALIAEPYKFLWDCVIPRLYTELDRPWPLSSSALAKGFHTFYSTMGQIGAAKNGLCLKYGKSNLGGPFAQTDAPFDFIADLLRSFTGMMMDIRRVPDKVVAACEAILPLMIKAGAKGTPEKAGGCMIPLHMAPYMKEKDFERFYWPTFKKLVEELVKTNTNVSIFLEHDFTRFLDYIRELPAGCQLMAEFGDPKVFKEKLGDKFILTGFYPLSMLKTGTMDEIQDKAKEIIDVLAPGGRYIFSLDKSILRVSDVEIDKYQALLRFVKEYAVY
- a CDS encoding MFS transporter; the protein is MNDTRGKLSNFVKFSYGFADVGFQMMVTLSNSYLLIFFTDVAGISAVTAGIIMTVGRIIDTISVPILGPFIEKSHLPWGKYRSWLFIGAICIFITNAILFVNLSFLPQVALIAVGAVVYAVFCISTNVAYIGYTSMNSSLTDDPKEKVQLSTFRGQGAAIGKIIAGWTLIPMIYFFGGADAYTEQGFLVTAVLVGLMIVFTYLTLFFATKDRKVMSSKEEIKDAKNNGPSVRDMLRQIVTTRPLLLLFLTDVTRILASLLVFSMFPYFFKYVVNDPAKVAVFFGSVNILLFIGATLVPFITKKLSKRTTYMCGNAVMAVCFVLMFLNSGNPTLVTVLASIGYLGYSLGNVVNTAMYADIVDFGEYRTGKNARAAIFSVFQLSIKVAAVFSTSIAAFGLASTGFQAGVEPTTQVVSGINMISMLLPAGLLLVGIVFLFFYNINEKELPEMRETIMSRKK